One region of Halohasta litchfieldiae genomic DNA includes:
- a CDS encoding HsdM family class I SAM-dependent methyltransferase gives MSPSTTPETVLKTAASRIHSRLTETVDPSLDREVDAWCELQGLDRLDNPHKIVARQASFNTVLKATLYERYHQQGRLPELPADPQTAFKKAHAETDDSAFAPYVLDRVAGVVDADALADLLDARHSLIAADEPAEMIGHLFESLTPQSARRKLGQFRTPLTIASLMAEWLIQDGTETVLDPGMGAGALAAAAYQTKQQHVDQPPLTDIHGVDLNELSLVMAATSLALLNHGEPHSLRIDDFLSVEPNEIENGAVDAIISNPPYSRHHELDADYKQRINDQAERETGQTISALSPMYAYFYYHAAAFLKPGGRLSFITPSEFLETGYGESLKRFLVEAFDIRALVLFDRDDSSKFDEALTTSLVSFLEKPDGEASDLTRMIRVDGDPSEAELLAAIRGEQEGETDWGFVNVVPQTELEPSDKWTGLFDPLNIDTTDLVALSDLATVTRGIATGQNDYYCLTAEDVAAWNIDERYLSKIIRNARHVPGYEYTVDDWTVDREAGEEVWVLYHLTALDSEIASALQSTEIEGNSTLAAYEDRAQPGGETEGIVDYLRHGCSEDIGAHSGYLAEHRTPWYVVDRRDPPPVVFTYMSRGGSRFIKNETDARTLSNLHGIYFDVDLSESEQKALLAYLNSGFASEVVRRSGRTYSSGMDKIEPKELEGVPVLDPRTLDSETVAELAERFDALRQAAREERATEPAVDAIDDLLERVR, from the coding sequence ATGAGCCCGTCGACCACACCTGAGACAGTCCTCAAAACCGCCGCGAGTCGCATCCACAGTCGACTCACGGAGACTGTCGACCCCTCGCTCGACCGCGAGGTCGACGCATGGTGTGAACTTCAGGGTCTCGACCGACTCGACAACCCCCACAAAATCGTCGCCCGCCAAGCCTCCTTCAACACGGTGCTCAAGGCGACCCTCTACGAGCGATACCACCAGCAGGGTCGACTGCCCGAACTCCCCGCAGACCCCCAGACGGCCTTTAAAAAGGCCCATGCCGAAACCGACGACTCGGCGTTTGCACCGTACGTCCTCGATAGGGTGGCCGGAGTGGTCGACGCTGACGCCCTCGCAGACCTCCTCGATGCTCGCCACAGCCTCATTGCGGCCGACGAACCGGCCGAGATGATTGGCCACCTGTTTGAATCCCTGACGCCGCAGTCGGCCCGCCGCAAACTCGGCCAGTTCAGAACCCCGCTGACGATCGCCTCGCTGATGGCTGAATGGCTGATTCAGGACGGCACCGAAACCGTCCTCGATCCGGGGATGGGCGCTGGCGCGCTGGCGGCGGCGGCCTACCAGACGAAACAACAACACGTCGACCAGCCACCGCTGACTGACATCCACGGCGTCGACCTCAATGAACTGTCGCTTGTGATGGCCGCGACCTCGCTGGCCCTTTTAAATCATGGCGAGCCACACAGCCTCCGGATCGATGACTTTCTCTCTGTCGAACCGAACGAGATCGAAAACGGTGCAGTCGACGCGATCATCTCGAACCCACCCTACTCGCGGCATCACGAACTCGATGCCGACTACAAGCAGCGTATCAACGACCAAGCCGAACGCGAGACCGGTCAGACCATCAGCGCGCTGTCACCGATGTACGCCTACTTCTACTACCACGCCGCTGCGTTCCTCAAACCGGGCGGTCGACTCTCGTTTATCACTCCCAGCGAGTTCCTCGAAACCGGCTACGGCGAATCCCTCAAACGGTTTCTGGTCGAGGCGTTCGACATCAGGGCGCTCGTGCTGTTCGACCGCGACGACAGTTCAAAATTCGATGAAGCACTGACCACGAGTCTGGTAAGCTTTCTGGAAAAACCCGACGGCGAGGCCAGCGACCTGACACGAATGATTCGCGTCGACGGCGACCCCAGCGAAGCCGAGTTGCTGGCCGCAATTCGTGGTGAGCAGGAGGGCGAGACTGACTGGGGTTTCGTCAACGTCGTCCCGCAGACCGAACTGGAGCCAAGCGACAAGTGGACTGGCCTCTTCGACCCCCTCAATATCGATACGACCGATCTCGTTGCCCTATCGGACCTCGCAACCGTCACCCGCGGCATCGCCACCGGCCAGAACGACTACTACTGTCTCACAGCTGAGGACGTTGCGGCGTGGAACATCGACGAACGATATCTTTCGAAGATCATCCGCAACGCCCGACACGTTCCCGGCTATGAGTACACCGTCGACGACTGGACCGTCGACCGCGAGGCTGGCGAGGAAGTCTGGGTACTGTATCACCTGACGGCTCTGGATTCCGAAATCGCAAGCGCACTCCAGTCGACCGAGATCGAGGGCAACAGCACGCTCGCAGCCTACGAGGATCGTGCCCAACCGGGTGGCGAGACCGAAGGAATCGTCGACTACCTTCGCCACGGTTGCAGCGAGGATATCGGGGCCCACAGTGGCTATCTCGCCGAGCATCGGACGCCGTGGTACGTGGTCGACCGCCGTGATCCACCGCCGGTCGTCTTTACTTATATGAGCCGCGGTGGAAGCCGCTTCATCAAAAACGAGACCGACGCCCGAACGCTGAGCAACCTCCACGGGATCTATTTCGACGTCGACCTCAGCGAATCGGAACAAAAAGCGCTGTTGGCCTACTTGAATAGTGGGTTCGCAAGCGAGGTCGTCCGGCGGTCAGGACGGACCTATTCGTCGGGCATGGACAAAATCGAGCCAAAAGAGTTGGAGGGGGTGCCGGTGCTCGATCCCCGAACCCTTGATAGCGAGACGGTGGCCGAACTGGCCGAGCGGTTCGACGCGTTGCGGCAGGCCGCCCGTGAGGAACGGGCGACTGAGCCAGCCGTCGACGCCATCGACGATCTGTTAGAGCGCGTTCGGTAG
- a CDS encoding universal stress protein, whose product MVRQILVPLDGSPLGNNALSVALDDYPDAEIHLLHVIDPTEPGYSYVSLGVEAYDTPQHGSEAWYDRAEEYAEELFETAREQTDEDIELDTETRVGRPSREIVNYVEDNDIEHIVLGSHGRDRESRNLVGSVAEGVVFRSPVRVTLVK is encoded by the coding sequence ATGGTTCGACAGATACTGGTCCCCCTCGATGGCTCACCGCTCGGGAACAACGCCCTCTCGGTGGCGCTTGACGACTACCCCGACGCTGAGATCCATCTGCTGCACGTCATCGACCCGACCGAACCGGGGTACAGTTACGTGTCGCTGGGTGTCGAGGCCTACGACACGCCCCAGCACGGCAGCGAGGCGTGGTACGACCGCGCCGAGGAGTACGCCGAGGAGTTGTTCGAGACGGCCCGCGAGCAGACTGATGAGGATATCGAGTTAGATACTGAGACGCGGGTTGGTCGACCAAGTCGAGAGATCGTCAACTACGTCGAAGACAACGACATTGAACACATTGTCCTCGGCAGTCATGGCCGAGATCGTGAATCGCGAAATCTCGTTGGCAGTGTGGCCGAAGGAGTCGTTTTTCGGTCACCGGTGCGGGTGACGCTGGTAAAGTAG
- the sucC gene encoding ADP-forming succinate--CoA ligase subunit beta gives MKLHEYQAKEIFADAGIPVPASQLADSVEGVLDAVREIGYPAAIKAQVHVGGRGKAGGIKIATNEDEAREAAESILGMDLKGYHVNEVLVEQGVDFVDEYYVGVTMDRSEGEAVAMVSTKGGVDIEQVAEEDPEAIAQEHIDPAFGLHPYQARKVVYDAGVPAEYARDVTAILSKLYDLYEDNDASDIEVNPVMSTADDDVIAADAVMNIDEDALFRHSDLAEMEKDAYQNDLERKAGEYGFDYVRLSGNTGIIGNGAGLVMTTLDLVDYYGGTPANFLDIGGGAKAQRVANALDVVFSDENVDSVVFNIFGGITRGDEVAKGINEALEQFDEIPKPVVVRLAGTNAKEGMEILNTDLVQVEATLESAVQRAVKNAEEVAQ, from the coding sequence ATGAAACTCCACGAGTATCAGGCGAAGGAAATCTTTGCAGACGCAGGGATTCCAGTCCCTGCATCTCAACTCGCAGACAGTGTCGAGGGTGTACTCGACGCTGTCCGCGAGATTGGGTATCCAGCAGCTATCAAGGCACAGGTCCACGTCGGCGGCCGCGGCAAGGCCGGCGGCATCAAGATCGCAACCAACGAAGACGAGGCCCGCGAGGCAGCCGAATCGATCCTCGGCATGGATCTCAAAGGCTACCACGTCAACGAAGTGCTCGTCGAGCAGGGCGTCGACTTCGTCGACGAGTACTACGTCGGCGTGACGATGGACCGCAGCGAGGGCGAAGCCGTCGCCATGGTCTCCACCAAGGGTGGCGTCGACATCGAGCAGGTCGCCGAAGAAGACCCTGAGGCCATCGCACAGGAACACATCGACCCCGCATTTGGCCTGCACCCATATCAGGCCCGAAAAGTCGTCTACGATGCTGGTGTGCCCGCAGAGTACGCCCGCGATGTCACCGCGATCCTCTCGAAACTCTACGATCTCTACGAGGACAACGACGCCAGCGACATCGAGGTCAACCCGGTGATGAGCACTGCCGACGACGACGTGATCGCCGCCGACGCCGTCATGAACATCGACGAGGACGCGCTGTTCCGGCACTCGGACCTCGCGGAGATGGAAAAGGACGCCTACCAGAACGACCTCGAACGAAAAGCTGGCGAGTACGGCTTCGACTACGTTCGACTCTCAGGGAATACAGGCATCATCGGCAACGGTGCCGGACTCGTGATGACCACCCTCGATCTGGTCGACTACTACGGCGGGACGCCCGCGAACTTCCTCGATATCGGCGGCGGCGCGAAGGCCCAGCGCGTGGCCAACGCGCTGGATGTCGTCTTCTCCGACGAGAACGTCGACAGCGTCGTCTTCAACATCTTCGGTGGGATCACCCGCGGCGACGAAGTAGCGAAAGGAATCAACGAAGCACTCGAACAGTTCGACGAGATTCCCAAACCGGTCGTTGTTCGACTGGCCGGAACCAACGCCAAAGAAGGGATGGAGATCCTGAACACCGACCTCGTGCAGGTCGAAGCAACCCTAGAGTCAGCGGTCCAGCGTGCGGTTAAAAACGCCGAAGAGGTGGCACAATGA
- the sucD gene encoding succinate--CoA ligase subunit alpha: MSIFVDDDTRVVVQGITGGEGKFHTEQMLEYGTNVVAGAVPGKGGQEVAGVPVYDTVYEAVEAEDADASVVFVPPAFAGDAIFEALDTNLDLVVAITEGVPTQDMAKVNKRLSEVDTKLLGPNCPGIITPGEAKLGILPGNIFESGNVGLVSRSGTLTYQVVSNLTERGIGQTTAIGIGGDPIIGTSFIDALEAFEADPDTEAVVMCGEIGGEDEEQAAKYIAENMDTPVAGFIAGRTAPPGKRMGHAGAIVSGSGTGTAESKINALNDAGVPVGDTPEEVADAIEDFL; encoded by the coding sequence ATGAGCATTTTCGTTGACGACGACACCAGAGTAGTAGTGCAGGGAATCACCGGCGGCGAGGGCAAGTTCCACACCGAGCAGATGCTGGAGTACGGCACCAACGTCGTCGCTGGCGCGGTCCCCGGCAAGGGCGGCCAAGAGGTCGCAGGCGTCCCCGTCTACGACACCGTCTACGAGGCCGTCGAAGCCGAAGACGCCGACGCCTCGGTCGTGTTCGTCCCGCCAGCATTCGCGGGCGACGCGATCTTCGAGGCCCTCGACACGAACCTCGATCTCGTCGTTGCGATCACCGAGGGTGTCCCAACGCAGGATATGGCCAAAGTGAACAAACGACTCAGTGAGGTCGACACCAAACTGCTCGGCCCGAACTGTCCGGGCATCATCACCCCTGGCGAGGCCAAACTCGGCATTCTCCCCGGCAACATCTTCGAGTCAGGGAATGTGGGTCTGGTCTCCCGGTCTGGTACCCTGACCTACCAAGTCGTCTCGAATCTCACCGAGCGCGGCATTGGCCAGACGACCGCGATTGGAATCGGTGGCGACCCGATTATCGGAACGTCGTTCATCGACGCCCTCGAAGCCTTCGAGGCCGACCCCGACACCGAAGCAGTCGTGATGTGCGGCGAGATCGGTGGCGAGGACGAAGAGCAGGCAGCAAAGTACATCGCCGAGAACATGGACACCCCGGTTGCTGGCTTCATCGCCGGGCGGACCGCACCGCCAGGAAAGCGCATGGGCCACGCTGGCGCTATCGTCTCGGGTTCGGGTACCGGCACCGCAGAGTCGAAGATCAACGCACTCAACGATGCAGGCGTTCCGGTCGGCGACACCCCCGAAGAGGTCGCTGACGCCATCGAAGACTTCCTGTAG
- the purH gene encoding bifunctional phosphoribosylaminoimidazolecarboxamide formyltransferase/IMP cyclohydrolase translates to MVKIAGLASNRGRNLLHIADRMPGGAELSIVLTNEDGAPVLEGASERGIPTEVVTRDEGESRESHEERILETLDSYDFDIVCLDGYMRVLTEAFVDNAPTTLNIHPSLLPAFPGMDAHEQVLDSGARMTGCTVHVVTEEVDAGPIVTQEAVPVYEDDETDDLKKRVLYDAEFTAYPRAIRWVAEDRVSVDTDAETVEIEGDTGGDFPQRRLVSDDLSNTLRYGENPHQDGAVYADGTCEEANVVSAPQLNEGAKALSYNNYNDADGALNLIKEFDEPAAAVIKHTNPAGCATADSLSEAYDKALRTDPKSAFGGVVALNRECDAETAEQVVDSFKEVVVAPGYTDAALDVLTDKKNLRVLDVGELGEISERLTEKPIVGGRLVQERDLASPSIEEFEVVTEREPTDAELKTMKFTWQTLKHVKSNGIVFASGTETVGLGVGQVSRVDAVELAGKKAGRDAEGKSAEGAVMGSDAFFPFPDGIEAAAEAGIEAVIQPGGSVNDEDVIEAADEHGMAMVFTGMRCFRHD, encoded by the coding sequence ATGGTCAAAATCGCTGGCTTAGCGAGCAATCGCGGCCGAAATCTGCTGCATATCGCCGACCGGATGCCGGGCGGTGCGGAGCTGTCTATCGTTCTCACAAACGAAGACGGTGCACCGGTTCTCGAAGGGGCCTCCGAGCGCGGTATCCCAACCGAGGTCGTCACCCGCGATGAGGGTGAGTCCCGCGAGTCCCACGAAGAGCGTATCCTCGAAACACTCGACAGCTACGATTTCGATATCGTCTGTCTGGATGGCTACATGCGTGTGCTGACCGAGGCGTTCGTCGACAACGCACCAACCACGCTGAACATCCATCCCTCCCTCCTGCCTGCGTTCCCCGGCATGGACGCCCACGAGCAGGTCTTGGACTCCGGAGCGAGGATGACCGGCTGTACGGTCCACGTCGTCACCGAGGAGGTCGACGCCGGACCCATCGTCACCCAAGAGGCCGTCCCGGTCTACGAGGACGACGAGACGGACGATCTCAAAAAGCGTGTGCTGTACGATGCCGAGTTCACGGCCTATCCCCGAGCCATCCGATGGGTCGCCGAGGATCGTGTAAGCGTCGACACCGACGCCGAGACGGTCGAAATCGAGGGCGACACTGGCGGGGACTTCCCACAGCGTCGACTGGTCTCTGACGACCTCTCGAATACGCTGCGATACGGCGAGAATCCCCATCAGGACGGTGCCGTGTACGCCGACGGTACCTGCGAGGAAGCCAACGTCGTCTCTGCGCCGCAGCTCAACGAAGGCGCGAAAGCGCTGTCGTACAACAACTACAACGATGCTGACGGCGCGCTCAACCTGATCAAGGAGTTCGACGAGCCAGCCGCAGCGGTGATCAAACACACCAACCCGGCGGGCTGTGCGACCGCCGACTCACTGTCAGAAGCCTACGACAAGGCCCTCCGAACCGACCCCAAAAGCGCCTTCGGTGGCGTCGTCGCGCTCAACCGCGAATGTGATGCCGAAACCGCCGAGCAGGTCGTCGACTCGTTCAAAGAGGTCGTCGTTGCGCCGGGGTATACCGACGCTGCACTTGACGTGCTGACCGATAAAAAGAACCTCCGCGTGCTCGACGTCGGCGAACTCGGCGAGATTAGTGAGCGCCTCACCGAAAAACCGATTGTTGGTGGTCGACTCGTCCAAGAGCGAGATCTGGCATCGCCGTCGATAGAGGAGTTCGAGGTCGTCACCGAGCGGGAGCCAACCGACGCGGAACTGAAGACGATGAAGTTCACGTGGCAGACGCTCAAACACGTCAAATCGAATGGGATCGTGTTTGCATCGGGGACCGAGACGGTTGGCCTCGGTGTGGGCCAAGTGTCGCGTGTCGACGCTGTTGAACTGGCTGGCAAGAAAGCAGGGCGTGACGCCGAAGGCAAGAGTGCCGAGGGTGCCGTGATGGGGTCGGATGCCTTCTTCCCGTTCCCGGATGGAATCGAGGCCGCCGCAGAGGCCGGAATCGAGGCCGTGATTCAGCCCGGTGGCTCGGTGAACGACGAGGACGTGATCGAGGCGGCCGACGAACACGGGATGGCGATGGTGTTTACCGGGATGCGTTGTTTCCGACACGATTGA
- the purB gene encoding adenylosuccinate lyase: MTELPRSDPLAAVSPLDGRYARRTAPLSPYASESGLMRARVHVEADYLLALADLDAVPIELSDAESTTLRETYESFKAEDARLIKELEVDGAAGYTATNHDVKAVEYFLRIKLDDSEAVDDAERLYPWIHFGLTSEDVNNLAHRLLVKPAVETVLVPTLQDLRDELVDLAHEHSDLSMLARTHGQPATPTTFGKEMAVYASRLGKAIGRVQATTDDLSGKLAGASGTYAAHHAAYPDVDWQAFSESFVTDLGLDHTELATQVNPCDDLSAVFDALRGVNNVLTDMDRDMWLYISDRYLGQQTVKGETGSSTMPHKVNPIDFENSEGNLSKANSDLTFLADYITTSRLQRDLSDSTVKRNIGAAFGHCLIGYKKAQAGLDKIVPNEQVMTEELEATPEIIGEAVQTILRREGDTDAYERVKDLTRGKHVTIEDFYDLFESLDVDESVREELLALTPTGYTGVADELVDQVDD; the protein is encoded by the coding sequence ATGACTGAACTTCCGCGATCCGACCCACTGGCGGCGGTCTCGCCGCTCGACGGTCGGTACGCCCGCCGGACGGCCCCACTCTCACCGTACGCCAGCGAATCCGGTCTCATGCGCGCTCGTGTCCACGTAGAGGCTGACTACCTGCTCGCCCTCGCCGATCTCGATGCCGTCCCAATCGAGTTGAGCGACGCCGAGTCGACCACCCTCCGTGAGACCTACGAGAGCTTCAAGGCCGAGGACGCCCGACTGATCAAAGAACTCGAAGTCGACGGCGCCGCCGGGTACACAGCGACTAACCACGACGTCAAAGCGGTCGAATACTTCCTCCGCATCAAGCTGGACGACTCGGAGGCTGTCGACGACGCCGAACGACTCTACCCGTGGATTCATTTCGGCCTCACCAGCGAGGACGTCAACAATCTCGCTCACAGACTGCTGGTCAAACCGGCTGTTGAGACCGTGCTCGTCCCCACGCTGCAGGATCTCCGCGACGAACTGGTCGACCTCGCCCACGAACACAGCGACCTCTCGATGCTGGCCCGGACCCATGGCCAGCCCGCGACGCCGACCACGTTCGGCAAGGAGATGGCCGTCTACGCCTCCCGGCTCGGCAAGGCCATCGGGCGTGTGCAGGCCACCACTGACGACCTCTCGGGCAAACTCGCAGGGGCTTCTGGGACCTACGCGGCCCACCACGCCGCCTATCCCGATGTCGACTGGCAGGCCTTTTCGGAATCCTTTGTCACCGACCTCGGTCTCGACCACACCGAACTCGCCACGCAGGTCAACCCCTGTGACGATCTGAGCGCGGTATTCGACGCCCTGCGCGGCGTTAATAACGTTCTAACAGATATGGATCGGGATATGTGGCTCTACATCTCGGATCGCTATCTCGGTCAACAGACCGTCAAAGGCGAAACCGGCTCGTCGACGATGCCCCACAAGGTCAACCCCATCGACTTCGAGAACAGCGAGGGCAACCTCTCGAAAGCCAACTCGGATCTCACGTTCCTCGCTGACTACATCACAACCTCTCGACTCCAGCGGGATCTCTCGGATTCGACGGTCAAACGCAACATCGGTGCGGCCTTCGGTCACTGTCTGATCGGGTATAAAAAGGCCCAAGCCGGATTGGACAAGATCGTCCCCAACGAGCAGGTAATGACCGAGGAGCTGGAGGCCACCCCCGAGATCATCGGTGAGGCGGTTCAGACGATCCTCCGACGAGAGGGCGACACCGACGCCTACGAGCGTGTCAAGGACCTCACTCGCGGCAAACACGTGACAATCGAAGACTTCTACGACCTCTTTGAGTCGCTTGATGTCGACGAGTCAGTTCGTGAGGAACTGCTCGCACTGACGCCGACCGGCTACACTGGCGTTGCCGACGAGTTGGTCGACCAAGTCGACGACTGA
- a CDS encoding universal stress protein: MIGVSETGSITEEYPRIGPCLLGPISEETTYRRAASVAHALATSRECDLLVSAEAEVADTADNPDSLPESHRDGHCSQTSPVETELSLDPVVSQHKPSALVIERDAKQHLIGELFSDCAERLSSKTDVLTVDGRGTTDRIASILVPIAGGHHSQLAVETAVAVARANDAAVDLFHVIESDDDESHDRGKTVLNSALATISEEDAERVDTWLYEASDATEAITEQSSYYDLTVMGAPTVGPLERFVFGSTTKHVQREADSPVIVAHAKDSE, translated from the coding sequence ATGATCGGCGTATCCGAAACCGGATCAATCACAGAGGAGTATCCGCGGATTGGTCCCTGTTTACTCGGTCCGATCAGCGAGGAGACGACCTATCGCCGCGCTGCGTCGGTCGCCCATGCACTCGCCACGAGCCGAGAGTGTGACCTGCTTGTCAGCGCCGAGGCTGAAGTGGCTGACACGGCCGACAACCCAGACTCGCTTCCCGAAAGCCATCGTGACGGTCACTGCTCGCAGACGTCACCAGTCGAAACCGAACTGTCGCTTGACCCGGTGGTCAGCCAGCACAAGCCCTCGGCGCTCGTTATCGAACGGGACGCCAAACAGCATCTGATCGGCGAACTGTTCTCGGATTGCGCCGAGCGACTTTCCTCGAAAACTGATGTCCTCACCGTCGACGGTCGGGGGACCACCGACCGGATTGCCTCGATTCTGGTCCCGATTGCGGGCGGCCACCACAGCCAGTTGGCCGTCGAAACCGCGGTTGCGGTCGCCCGCGCCAACGATGCCGCAGTCGACCTGTTTCACGTGATCGAATCCGACGACGACGAGAGCCACGACCGGGGGAAGACCGTACTGAACTCGGCGCTGGCCACCATCTCCGAGGAGGACGCCGAGCGCGTCGACACCTGGCTCTACGAAGCGTCGGATGCAACCGAGGCAATCACCGAGCAGTCGAGTTACTACGATCTCACTGTCATGGGGGCGCCGACGGTCGGCCCGCTCGAACGGTTCGTCTTTGGCTCAACCACAAAACACGTCCAGCGAGAGGCCGACTCACCCGTTATCGTCGCCCACGCCAAGGATTCGGAGTGA
- a CDS encoding 3-dehydroquinate synthase II codes for MTRTVWLKADDTVGDWETRKQRITTAIEAGVDWILVDEHDVGRVRELGDINVAAFRSDADMVDEAETETAVADAYFVGKDGEGDGTVDLPSDFSGSADLTTLRHSDDRAQGAYVRIFDQDYEAFAEAAALDADYTIVIGEDWTIIPLENLIARIGEETDLLAGVTTASEAQTAFETLEIGSDGVLLDTDNPDEIRETVEVRDAAERETLDLQYGEVLEVERTGMADRVCIDTGSLMDHDEGMLIGSMSRGLFFVHAETAQSPYVASRPFRVNAGAVHAYVRTPDGGTKYLAELKSGDEVQVVDTEGNTREAIVGRVKIEKRPMFRIELDVDGDRIETLLQNAETIKVATSEGRKAVTDLEPGDEMLVYYEDVARHFGEAVEESIIEK; via the coding sequence ATGACGCGAACGGTTTGGCTGAAGGCCGACGACACGGTCGGCGACTGGGAGACTCGCAAGCAACGAATCACCACCGCAATCGAGGCGGGCGTCGACTGGATCCTCGTCGACGAACACGACGTGGGGCGCGTCCGGGAGCTCGGCGACATCAACGTCGCCGCATTCCGCTCGGACGCCGACATGGTCGACGAGGCCGAAACCGAGACCGCAGTAGCCGATGCCTACTTCGTGGGCAAAGACGGCGAGGGCGACGGGACAGTCGACCTCCCCTCCGACTTCTCGGGCTCCGCTGATCTGACGACACTTCGACACAGCGATGATCGGGCACAGGGAGCCTACGTTCGGATCTTCGATCAGGACTACGAGGCCTTCGCCGAGGCCGCGGCCCTCGATGCCGACTACACCATCGTCATCGGCGAGGATTGGACGATTATCCCCCTCGAAAACCTGATCGCCCGAATTGGCGAGGAAACCGATCTCTTGGCTGGTGTGACAACCGCCTCCGAGGCACAGACCGCCTTCGAAACGCTCGAAATCGGCTCTGATGGCGTCCTGCTCGACACAGACAATCCCGACGAGATCCGCGAGACTGTCGAAGTCCGCGATGCCGCCGAGCGCGAAACACTCGATCTGCAGTACGGCGAAGTCTTGGAGGTCGAACGAACCGGAATGGCCGACCGCGTCTGTATCGACACGGGAAGCCTGATGGACCACGACGAGGGGATGTTGATCGGTTCGATGTCCCGCGGGCTGTTCTTTGTCCACGCCGAAACCGCCCAGTCGCCGTACGTCGCCTCCCGACCGTTTAGAGTCAACGCCGGCGCGGTCCACGCCTACGTTCGCACGCCCGACGGCGGTACGAAGTATCTCGCCGAACTCAAAAGCGGCGACGAGGTCCAGGTCGTCGACACCGAGGGCAACACGCGCGAGGCGATTGTCGGCCGCGTGAAGATCGAAAAACGACCGATGTTCCGGATCGAACTCGACGTCGACGGCGACCGGATCGAGACACTGCTCCAGAACGCCGAGACGATCAAGGTCGCAACCAGTGAGGGTCGAAAAGCCGTCACCGACCTCGAACCCGGCGACGAGATGCTGGTCTACTACGAAGACGTGGCCCGACACTTCGGTGAGGCGGTCGAAGAAAGTATCATCGAAAAATAA
- a CDS encoding 2-amino-3,7-dideoxy-D-threo-hept-6-ulosonate synthase yields MSAGLSARLERISTDGRYLIVPMDHGITLGAVNGLKDLEGTVDSITSGGADAVLTQKGVADRVHPHKNGSGYIVHMNASTSIGPDENDKRVTCNIEEAIRAGADAVSFHINVGSNYEPKQIEDLAELTSEAARYGLPVLAMAYARGPGIEGDEPEYLGHAVRLAEELGADVVKTGYSGDAESFQHVCDSTNLPIVIAGGSRGTDFETAEMVRGAMDAGASGVSMGRSIFQHEDPEAITRAVAAIVHDDHDAEDALAAAGLTVEA; encoded by the coding sequence ATGTCCGCAGGACTCAGCGCACGACTCGAACGCATCTCCACAGACGGTCGCTACCTGATCGTCCCAATGGATCACGGGATCACACTCGGGGCGGTCAATGGCCTCAAAGATCTCGAAGGAACGGTCGACAGTATCACGAGCGGCGGCGCTGACGCCGTCCTCACCCAGAAGGGCGTCGCCGACCGCGTCCACCCGCACAAAAACGGGAGCGGCTATATCGTCCACATGAACGCCTCGACCTCGATTGGGCCCGACGAAAACGACAAACGCGTCACCTGCAACATCGAGGAGGCGATCCGCGCAGGTGCCGACGCCGTTTCGTTCCATATCAACGTCGGCTCCAACTACGAGCCCAAGCAGATCGAAGATCTCGCCGAACTCACCAGTGAGGCTGCCCGCTACGGACTCCCCGTCCTCGCGATGGCCTACGCTCGCGGACCGGGCATCGAAGGCGACGAGCCGGAGTATCTCGGTCATGCGGTCCGACTCGCCGAAGAACTCGGCGCGGATGTGGTGAAAACCGGCTACAGCGGTGACGCCGAGAGCTTCCAGCACGTCTGTGATTCGACGAACCTCCCAATCGTCATCGCTGGCGGGAGCCGCGGGACGGACTTCGAAACCGCCGAAATGGTCCGTGGGGCGATGGATGCCGGTGCATCGGGTGTCTCGATGGGACGGTCGATCTTCCAACACGAAGATCCCGAGGCGATCACGCGTGCAGTAGCAGCGATTGTTCACGACGACCACGACGCTGAGGACGCACTTGCTGCGGCCGGACTTACTGTCGAAGCCTGA